AACCGGCTAGGGTTCCTGAACCATCAGAGGTAAAACGGAAGGTTAGACAGCCAGAAGTATTTGAAGGCGTGGCTGATACCAAGCCAGGGCCTAGCACATCGGTATAGGTACCTAGAGAAGGGGCGGCAGTAGAGTTACCATCAAAAATTTCTAAGAAATCAAAGCCATCTTCTAGGGCAAAGGCGGTAAAATCTGCCTGTACTTTTGAGCCAGCGGTAGCTGGGCAGATGGTATATTCTAAGGTTTGGCTATTGCTATAGTTCCCAGTTAATCCGCCATCATCGGTAAAGGTGGCCGAACAAGTGGTTGTTCCGCCATTAGTCATTACAATACCTCCTGCCAAATCGGGAACACAGTTAATAGTGGCTTCAAAGCCGGGATTAGTTACCGAGCCATCTGAACTAAACACAAGCGTCAAACAGCCAGTAGTAGAAAGTATTGTACCGGGGCTTGTGGTTCCTGCATAAGTCCCGATTAGGGTTCCTGCAGTGCTATTTCCATCATAGATCGTCAAATCATCGCAGCAGCTTTCTGTAGAGAAAGAAGTGAATACCAGCTCTAGTTCATCGGTACTACCTGAACAAATAGTATAAGTCACTGACTCACTATTTCCATAATTGCCAGTTCCACCTGGATCGAGCAAAGTACCCGAACAAGCCGTAATGCTTCCGCCGTCTGTCATGGTATAGCTCGTTCCGCCGCCGCCACCAGAAGGTATACAACTAATTGCAGCCTCAAAACCGGGATCGGTTACGGAGCCATCAGAATCAAACACCAAGGTTAGGCAACCTGTAGTGGAGGTAATTGTGCCTGGGTTTGTGGTGCCTGCATAAGTACCGATTAGGGTTCCAGAAGTGCTATTTCCATCATAAATCGTCAAATCATCGCAGCAGCTTTCTGTAGAGAAAGAGCTAAACACCAATTGAACTTGATCGGCACTACCCGAGCAAATAGTGTAGGTTACTAGCTCATTATTGCCGTAGTCGCCAGTTCCACCTGGATCGAGCAAAGTACCCGAACAAGCCGTAATGCTTCCGCCGTCTGTCATGGTATAGCTCGTTCCGCCGCCGCCACCAGAAGGTATACAACTAATTGCGGCCTGAAAGCCTGAGCTAGTTACAGAGCCATCAGAATCAAACACCAAGGTTAGGCAACCTGTAGTAGAGGTAATTGTGCCCGGGTTTGTGGTGCCTGCATAAGTACCGATTAGGGTTCCAGAAGTGCTATTTCCATCATAGATCGTCAAATCATCGCAGCAGCTTTCTGTAGAGAAAGAGCTGAATACCAATTGAACTTGATCAGCACTACCCGAGCAAATAGTGTAGGTCACTAGCTCATTATTGCCATAATTGCCAGTTCCACCTGGATCGAGCAAAGTACCCGAACAAGCCGTAATACTTCCATTCGTCATGGTATAGCTCGTTCCGCCGCCGCCGCCAGAAGGCACACAGCTAATAGTGGCCTCAAAACCAGGATCAGTTACAGAGCCATCAGAATCAAATACCAAGGTCAAACAACCTGTAGTAGAGGTAATTGTGCCTGGGTTTGTAGTCCCTGCATAAGTACCAATTAGGGTTCCAGAAGTGCTATTTCCATCATAGATCGTCAAATCATCGCAGCAGCTTTCTGTAGAGAACGAACTGAACACCAGTTGAACTTGATCAGCACTACCTGAGCAAATCGTGTAAGTCACTAGCTCATTATTGCCGTAGTCGCCAGTTCCACCTGGATCGAGCAAAGTACCCGAACAAGCCGTAATGCTTCCGTTCGTCATGGTATAGGTCTGTGCATGACTATAAAAAGAGAGGCCCGAAAAAAAGGCAGTCAATAAAAAGAGATAAAAATGTTTCATATCCAATAAGGGTTAGGTAAAAAATGGATTACTCTACGGGGAGAATGACAATTAAATAAGGCTCATTATCAAAACGATAGACCTTTTTTGTTTTGGGAAACAGCTCAATTCCGTATTTTAAAGGATTAAAAGTGAGCTGGTTAAATTCTCGGTCTCTACTCAGGCTGCGATTATTCTTATTGCGTAAAGACAGCTCTGATAGTTTTGGAAATTTTTCATCAGCCTCAATCGGATGATGCAGATACTCTACCCGATGTTGCAAGAGGTCTTGCAGCTTGGCATAAATGCCCGGATTTTGCTGTTGGTAGTTGGCCCCATAAACCGCTGCAATCTTGTCCGAGGGTTCTGTGGGTTGTAGAGTGGTTTGTGCGCTTAGGCTAAAAGAACCAGCAAATACACATAAAATTAACGTAAGGGTAAATCTCATATCTTGGGATTTTGTGAAGTGAAGTAATTCTGAAATTTTATTGCTTTAGTTTAAAATTAGTGAATTTTTGTTGTAACCAAAGGAAGAATTGGGACTTATAATATGTTAAACGTCTTTTTAAGCTAATTTATCCCCCTCAGCCCCTCTTTTTTTTCATTTTTTTGCAAATCAGGCTTCTACGCATATAAAAAGGGCCCTTTATCCGAAGAGAAAAGACCCAGAATCAACAACTGCTTGACAGAAATAAAAAACTAGAATAGTCTATTGCTAATTAAACTACAATAGCTATAGCAATTTTTTTGCTAAATAAAAGTCAATTTTTTCGCAAGAATCATCAGCCAAACGAGCATCCATTTGCTCCAATGTTTTGGGCGGAGGAACAATGACCTTATCTCCTTTACGCCAATCCAAAGGCATAGCTACTTTATGCTCATCAGATACTTGCAAGGCCTCTAGGGCACGCAAAATTTCATCCATATTACGGCCCACATTCAAGGGATAGTACATCACTAAACGCACTTTTTTGGCCGGATCAATAAAGAAGACCGCACGCACTGCAGCCGTATCACTTTCATTGGGCTGCAACATACCATATAGCTTAGATACTTTCATATCAATGTCGGCAATAATCGGAAAGTCCAAATAGACGCCCGTATTCTTACGTACATTGTTTACCCAAGCCAAATGCGCATGAATACTATCAATACTCAAGCCCATCAATTCGGTGTTTAGGGCCTCAAACTCGGCCTTACGCAAAGCAAAACCACTCATTTCAGTGGTACATACTGGCGTAAAGTCTGCAGGATGCGAGAACAAGACGACCCATTTATCTTTTGCATAATCAGAAAAAGTAATAGTGCCTGTAGTCGTTACCGCAGTAAAATCAGGCGCCTGATCACCAATTCGAGGCATGTTATATACCTCTACATTTTCTTCTTGTTGGTTGTCCATAGTTATTTGAATTTAATTTAGCTAATTGCTATTATTTGATGTCGATAAAGATATTACCATCCTTTTTCTCTTTCTGTGACTCTCTTAACAAAGCGGCTTATTCTTCCAAAAAGGCCAGTACTCTAGCTGG
This genomic interval from Saprospira grandis contains the following:
- a CDS encoding GTP cyclohydrolase, producing MRFTLTLILCVFAGSFSLSAQTTLQPTEPSDKIAAVYGANYQQQNPGIYAKLQDLLQHRVEYLHHPIEADEKFPKLSELSLRNKNNRSLSRDREFNQLTFNPLKYGIELFPKTKKVYRFDNEPYLIVILPVE
- a CDS encoding peroxiredoxin — translated: MDNQQEENVEVYNMPRIGDQAPDFTAVTTTGTITFSDYAKDKWVVLFSHPADFTPVCTTEMSGFALRKAEFEALNTELMGLSIDSIHAHLAWVNNVRKNTGVYLDFPIIADIDMKVSKLYGMLQPNESDTAAVRAVFFIDPAKKVRLVMYYPLNVGRNMDEILRALEALQVSDEHKVAMPLDWRKGDKVIVPPPKTLEQMDARLADDSCEKIDFYLAKKLL